CGGGCGACGCCCCCGCTCTCGGCGTCGGGGCCTGCGCGCAACCGGGCACGACCGTCAGGGCGGCCAGTGAAAAGATAGCCATCAGCCGCGCCATGCAAACGCCTCCGCCAGACAATCGACAATTCGCGGCGCATGCCGCCGATCTGGATCCAGGTCGGGGTCATAGATCGTCACGTCCAGGCCGATGACCCGGCCGGACGCCAGCAGCCTCCCTAGTAACTCCGCCAGTTCAGCGTAACTGAACCCCGGTGAACCCGGCGAATCCACCGCAGCCATGATCTCAGCGTCCAGCACGTCGAGATCGACGTGGAGCCACAACCCCGGTTCGCGTCCCTCGACCGGCGCGAGGACGGATCGGACCACGGACGCGAGCCCTGAGCGCTTGACGGCTCGTACGGGGAACCGCCGGATGCGTGTCGCCTCGATATCGCGGTAGTCATAGTCCGGATCGAGTTCGTCGCGCTCGCCGATCTGGCTGACGAGCGCGTCGTCGACTAGCGGCGCGCCGCCCCAGTCCGCGAGCAGCGGCTCGCCCCGGCCGGTGGCCAGGGCCAGGTCCATGCCTGCGGCCGAGCCGAGACGGGCGGCGCTGTCGTAGTTGCCCGGGTGATAGAAGTCGCTATGGCCGTCAACATGTACCAAGCCGATCGGCTCCGCCCCCCGCGCGCCCGACAGGCAGCCAAGGAGTAGACTGCAGTCCCCACCGATCACGACCGGAAAGCGCCCCGCCGAAAGGGCGCCCGCTACTATCTCGGCGAGCCGCTCATTGAACCGGCGGATCTCAGGACCATTGCGG
Above is a window of Brevundimonas naejangsanensis DNA encoding:
- a CDS encoding arginase family protein — protein: MLTGGGFIAAAMSEAPPPEQPRRLAIMAPTNLGLRPLRPGHVPGAWRAPEALEAAGFAAALSIESVVRLERPAYRTEASPGSRIRNGPEIRRFNERLAEIVAGALSAGRFPVVIGGDCSLLLGCLSGARGAEPIGLVHVDGHSDFYHPGNYDSAARLGSAAGMDLALATGRGEPLLADWGGAPLVDDALVSQIGERDELDPDYDYRDIEATRIRRFPVRAVKRSGLASVVRSVLAPVEGREPGLWLHVDLDVLDAEIMAAVDSPGSPGFSYAELAELLGRLLASGRVIGLDVTIYDPDLDPDRRHAPRIVDCLAEAFAWRG